One window from the genome of Pantoea cypripedii encodes:
- a CDS encoding terminase small subunit, translating into MALNDKQEMFCREYLIDLNATQAAIRAGYSEKTAKETGYENLTKPHIQERISALQAARNERVDIDADYVLRRLAEIDQMDVLDILNDDGGIKPISEWPKVWRTTLSGLDINTSITNFDETTTENILKKIKWPDKVKNLELLGKHVNVQAFREKVQTEHSGEVTVKSEDLNTIARRLAFTLTKAMK; encoded by the coding sequence ATGGCGCTCAACGACAAGCAGGAAATGTTTTGTCGCGAGTACCTTATCGACCTGAACGCAACTCAAGCGGCTATTCGAGCAGGGTACAGCGAGAAGACTGCTAAAGAGACAGGTTACGAGAACCTCACCAAACCTCACATTCAGGAGCGGATTTCAGCGCTTCAGGCTGCGCGTAACGAACGCGTGGATATCGATGCTGATTATGTGCTTCGCCGCCTGGCTGAAATCGACCAGATGGATGTGCTCGACATCCTGAATGATGACGGTGGTATCAAGCCAATCAGCGAATGGCCGAAAGTCTGGCGCACCACGCTGAGCGGTCTGGATATCAATACCAGTATCACCAACTTCGACGAAACGACGACTGAAAACATCCTCAAGAAAATTAAATGGCCTGACAAGGTTAAGAACCTTGAGCTGCTTGGCAAGCACGTCAATGTGCAGGCATTCAGGGAGAAAGTTCAGACCGAGCATTCTGGCGAAGTCACTGTTAAATCCGAAGACCTCAACACCATAGCCCGCCGCCTGGCATTCACTCTTACCAAAGCGATGAAGTGA
- a CDS encoding methyltransferase domain-containing protein encodes MRNISELVKRELAFFPELGVGHYPVPKDRPYDGDYFAKYQKMADTEMGRKLTQARVDLVRRYYTGPVTDVGIGCGQFVEAINGKGYDVNPRGVEWLINRGAYHDIYAHKCKALTFWDVLEHIDIPENAIKQATEWVFVSVPIFTDSSHILRSRHFRKDEHIWYWTHYGLLRWFDDNGFLCAENNTIESNLGRDGIGTYAFFRNH; translated from the coding sequence TCTTCCCCGAGTTGGGCGTCGGGCATTACCCCGTACCGAAAGACAGGCCATACGATGGCGACTATTTCGCAAAATACCAGAAGATGGCCGACACGGAGATGGGGCGCAAACTTACCCAGGCTCGCGTTGACCTGGTGCGCCGATACTATACGGGGCCTGTAACAGATGTGGGTATCGGCTGCGGCCAGTTCGTTGAAGCAATTAACGGTAAAGGCTATGACGTTAACCCGCGTGGTGTCGAGTGGCTGATTAACCGTGGTGCCTATCACGACATTTACGCTCACAAATGCAAAGCGCTGACATTCTGGGATGTACTGGAGCATATCGACATCCCGGAGAATGCCATTAAGCAGGCAACTGAATGGGTATTCGTATCGGTCCCCATCTTCACGGACTCATCGCACATACTCAGATCCCGCCATTTCCGAAAAGACGAACACATCTGGTACTGGACTCATTACGGCCTGCTCCGCTGGTTCGATGACAACGGGTTCCTCTGTGCTGAGAACAACACCATCGAAAGCAACTTAGGTCGCGATGGGATTGGCACCTACGCATTCTTTCGTAATCATTGA